The bacterium genome includes a region encoding these proteins:
- a CDS encoding RTX toxin yields MLVSAPTAGQEAIGADGQYTAVSAGDDHDCALTADGAVTCWGNNYYGQTEAPDGQHTAVSAGSRHTCALTTDATVTCWGWNEDGQTEAPDGRYTAISAGSRHTCALTADGAVTCWGNNYYGQTEAPDGRYTAISAGSRHTCALTTWGAVTCWGNNYYGQTEAPDG; encoded by the coding sequence GTGCTGGTCTCCGCACCCACCGCCGGACAGGAGGCCATAGGCGCCGACGGGCAGTACACCGCCGTCAGCGCCGGCGACGACCACGACTGCGCGCTCACCGCCGACGGCGCCGTCACCTGCTGGGGCAACAACTACTACGGCCAAACCGAAGCGCCCGACGGGCAGCACACCGCCGTCAGCGCCGGCAGCCGCCACACCTGCGCACTCACCACCGACGCAACCGTCACCTGCTGGGGCTGGAACGAAGACGGTCAAACCGAGGCGCCCGACGGGCGCTACACCGCCATCAGCGCGGGCAGCCGCCACACCTGCGCACTCACCGCCGACGGCGCCGTCACCTGCTGGGGCAACAACTACTACGGCCAAACCGAAGCGCCCGACGGGCGCTACACCGCCATCAGCGCGGGCAGCCGCCACACCTGCGCACTCACCACCTGGGGCGCCGTCACCTGCTGGGGCAACAACTACTACGGCCAAACCGAAGCGCCCGACGGGC